Genomic DNA from Cucumis melo cultivar AY chromosome 10, USDA_Cmelo_AY_1.0, whole genome shotgun sequence:
TATCTCTCACAATTTGTATATATAAAACTGAAACTCAAAATTTATATGATACAATGTTCTCTAAACTTATGAACCAAATACACGTTGtacaatttcaaatttatatggTCATATTTATATACTTAAATCTAACTTTTGTTTTCATTTGGAGAAGAGCTTGGAAAAGAAATTCCCCGAGGAAGAGTTGGATTTCTCCAAACAAGCAACATGAACGTATCTTCCAAGTTTGTCAACTTGTCTTGCTTCTCCTCTTGTGTCCTTCTTGCACACCTTGCATGTCTTGTCCACCCACCCTTCTTCAACATATTGTCCATCCACTATTTTTATCCATTCAAAAAACCCAATATTTTACATTAATTTTGATAATGAGTTAACATAAGTTTTTGAGGCTTTtatctaaaagaaaatgaaacgAAAGGGGTAATTTGATGTAAATTTATGTAAATGAAATATAAGGGAGAGTATATAGTAATGAAATGAAATAAAGTAAGTTTAGGATTTTAATCGATAAAAagataatttaaaagttaatttATAAGGTAAACAAATGATTAAGGGTTGGAAGAGTACCTTCGATGTAAGATTTGAAGAAGTCCTTGTAGGTCCCTCCAATTTTCCTTCTTAAAGCTCCGTACTGCATCCAAACCATACCATGCAAATGCATAATGTAGAAGTAGACTTTAGATCATTAAGAAAAAGTGTGTAGCTCCTCCTATCAGAGTTATACACAAAACAGGAACTGCAGATCTGTTCGTTTTGGATAATTGAATTAAGAAAGTTATCTAAATATTTGTGTTCGTTCATTTCACAAAATTGTACGATCCTAATTTGTATGAGAGGGAAATCATAAACCCAAATATTACCCATAATTAATAATACATTCATTGTGACAAACAAATAAGTACCCACCTGTTCACGGGTCATTCTGCCGCCCGCTTTGGTGGCCTGGCGGGCATCGTCGAGGAGCTCGGCGTCGCGACTCGATCGCACTGCCGAGAAATCCAACGCCTCCGTCACACTGCTGAACAGCGATTTCTTATTCTCTCCTCCGACGCTTTCTCTCTCCTCGCCCTTCTCCGCCATTACTCTCAAATTGGAGCTCCTCCTATCAGGCCTCCCCCTTACAGACTTCCATCCCTGCCCTAATTGCGATGGGAACCCCCCGTGAGACGGAGAAATCGCCACCATCGTCGCCGCCGGTTAGTTCGTTCAATTGAACCTCAAATTTATAGGATCGACGGCGACCTCGACGATTATCCGCCATGAACGAGGAGTTGCTCAGGGCTTATAAGTGAAAATTTGAGGTCAGCAGTGATTGGTCGTTGTGGTTGCCCTGGAGTGGAGCTACGTGGCTTTGTCTGATACTCTTGATTTCTCCATTTTCCATGGCCACTTGATTTTTTTATGCTTGGTTATTAATCTTAGGAATATAATAGTTCAATTCATTTATGCCTACCAAAGAGATGGGAGATTGACTCTTGAGATTCACATGTTTGTGTCGTACTAGGGACAAAAGTCGGACTTTGTGTTTGTGATTCTATGGCGTGGAAGGCTTGCTTTCTTGAATAAAAGTTAAGATTGAATTTCAACACATTTAGTGTATCCAATGTTGCCTTTCCACTACTTGAAATCATAGTTTTTCATTTTGAAGTTGAGATTCTATTAGCATCCAGTCCATCCATCATATGATTAATTCTATTCCAATAGTGTCTAATTCTAATATTTTATTACAATCTCTTAAATCATTTTTGAATTTAATAATTGAAGATGGAGGTGAGTGGCAGTCTGTTGGAGTCATTTTTTAACTAAAATGTCACCAAAACAACCATAGTCAAGTTTAAACAAAGGGTAAAACTCAACCATTAACCTTTTTACTATTCGTTTGACTTGAATAATTGTACTGAGCAAGAGACTGAgccattgatttttttttttttttaattattaataaatgaCTTTATCCTGAAGTTGTTTTTAGGATCAATTGGATAATTAGCTTTGTTTCCGAAAAAGAACGGTACAAGCTTGTCACCATTTTCACTGTACAGGGTAGCATCTACCATTAATCTTCTTTTTGTTGAATTGGCACACTTTAGAGCCTACAAAAGTGCATAGATTCCCATTTTTGCCCTTTTCTAAAGTTTTCTTATTTGTTGTTTTATCCAACATCATGGGCTTGAATGTCCACTTGTTATAAAAATCATGGGTTAATCTTTAAAGCCTGGGAAGATAACTCTTTTAGGTTTGTAGTAGACTTACATGGTGGAATATTTTAGCTTTCATTAAAGGCAGCAGCATCTTTACAAAatgagaagagagagagaacatAATAATCAGTTGAGGCTTATACAACATAAACCATGCCAACTTCAAGAAGAGACACTGGTGGCACCTTAAGAGCAACATCTGCTCCCCTACAATTCCTTCTCAGGAAGTTGTAGCCATAGTTAATGGCCAGCCTCTTCAACAGAGACGATCCTTGCTTCACACGGACGTGTGAATGCCCGAGAATGAATGCTGTCCCGGATTGCTGCGCTGCTAGAAGATCTTCTAGCTCTTCTTGCAGAAGGACTTCTGTTTCAGCTTGTGAGCCACCCTCAAATTCATCATCTATGGCAAATCTgactcttctttcttctcccaATGGCTCCATTTCGATCACATCAGCGATGCTGTCTACAGTTTGGAAGCCGACTGATACGCTTGCAGGCTGCACGGTCTCTTCATAAGCAGTTGCACCTGCAAACGCTATGGTTCCAATCACAGCCAGCCTGCATTCACTTGTCGATTCATTTGAACGGGATGCATCGTCCTCACTGCAAGAGTTGCCTCTTTGCTTTCTGAACCAATCGTAGCGGATGAAGTCCGCAAGTTTCTTGATTAATTCAGACTCAAATGAGTCCACATCCTGATGAACATCACGGTAGCCATACCGAACAATGCACCTGTATGACCGGTGCGTAGCTGGGCCAACTCTTCCCACAAGATATCGCTCAGCAGGAGGTACGAAAGGAACTGGTACTGACTTGATACATACAAAGACGAGAATCCGATGAAATGCAGGGAGGTTGGTAACAAACCGGGAGAAGTTGGCAGGGATGCCTGAGGTGAGATCGGTGAAGACTAATCCTATGCCAGGGACACGAGCAATCCCAAGGCTTGGCCCCAATGCTAGCAACCATTCTAATGAAACCTTGTTGTGAAGATCAAATTCATACTTCTTGATGGTTGCATAGTGCCAAACAAACATGATGGTCATGAGGAAGAGAGCTAAAAGAATGGGGAGCCAAGCGCCTTCTCTGAACTTGGTGAGTGAAGCTGAGAAATAGAGCAATTCAACAGACCCAAAGAAGATCAAAAAGGAGAGAGCCAAAAGTGGAGATTTGTTCCAACAAAGGACGATCACCAAAGATGTAAGACATGTTGTTACAAGCATCACAGTCATTACAGCCAGACCTGCAAAACAAGAAGTGGACAATTGTGTTGGTCGTTCTTCATGGTACAATCCATCCTAAAACGTTTGAGGCAACTGATATCTACCCTAAGCAATCAGGTGGAAATAGAAGAAGACTAGCTCAAGATACGGGCAACGGAAAGTTTGTGAACACGATTGTGAAGAATGGAAATTATTTATTCAGTGTGCACAAATTGACTTCTAGATATCTAAAAATAGAGTTGGATGTAGTATATGATAACTGCACATTCCAACCAACTCACCTGATGCATTTCCAAGGTGTTTTATGTCTCTAAATCCAATCGTAACGGCTACGCAGAGAATCATAAGAATCCAATTTATCTCTGGAATGTAGATCTGGCCATGGATCTTGTCAGAGGTATGAACAACCTTCACTCGTGGGAAGCACCCAAGGGATTGGCTCTGGTTAATAATGGAGAATGTTCCACTGATGATTGCTTGGCTTCCGACAACCGACGCAAGTATAGCAATTGTAAGCACTGGCCATCTCACACTCTCTGTTTTCCAAAAACCACTATAAGTAATGTCCTAAAAATAGCTTAAAACAAATGAAAACAGTAATAGAACATCAAAAAACATTACATGTGTTCATGAATCATAAATCTGTACTACTCACATAGTCGGGGAGAATTTCTACCAGTCATTCATACCTGGAACAGAAACGTAGAAGCCAATGCTTTTGGTGGTATGGTGATGTTGTGATAAGTAAGCAGCTTGGCCCATGTATGCCAATATAAGCGCTGGATACACCAAAAATGTGAAAGCAATCTGAAGGGGGGTGAGATAAGACAGGATGGAGCAGGATTGTCAATCTTACTTGTttataaaaagaatattttCCGTGTAATGAATAAATTGAAAAGGGAAGTTACATTAAGAGCCATTCAAGACTGAATCACCTGTATTGCAGTGTATGAGAAGTGACCAAGATCAGCAAACATCGCTTCTGAGCCTGCATTTCAATCAAACACTCTGTAATTGAAATCGGTTCTGTTACCGAGTCCTAACTGAATGTGTCTACACGAAATGGAGGGCAACTAAAATGGTTTGGCTCCTAAATACAGATAAAGACATGCTAAAACCAAATAGAATTTGGATAAAGTAATTGAAACTtggaagaagagaaggaaacAACGGATAAGCTTCCAAAGCCGTGTTAAGTATGCAACACATTTGTTTTACCTGTTATGCATAGCAATATACCCCCCAATGACATCCAACCGCTCTTCCTTGTCTTCTCCAAAAACTTGAACATGTAATATGGAGAAAGAGCCTCATAAACATGTGGATTCCAGTGTATAATATTGTATATGCCAAGGGTACTGATGCAGAGTAGCCATGCCAATACAATGGGGGCAAATACAAAGCCGACTCGATGTGTGCCGTAGTGTTGAAGTGCAAATAGACAAACCAAGATAAAGCAAGTGATTGGAACCACCGCGTCTGCAGGAAGGTAACTTCTTGATGTTAGCTATGAGAGCATGtaggtaaatttttttttttttaagccAATGAAAGGTCAGTATGATTAGTACACTCAAAACTGATCAATATATGCAGCACAGTAGAAGCTCGTTTGGAGACAGATCTCTTATCCTGGAAGGATAGATCTTTGAGTCTTTGAGAAAGGGGAGAGAATAAGAAGGAAACAGAATAATGAGCTTGCAAGGATTTAAACAATATAATGGAGTGATATGCCAAACCTAccatcaaaatttcaaatccaaattattagtcataaataaataaatcttttGAAACTCTAAACGGGaggtttatttatttcttaCTTGGCAACAATCTAAGGATATGTTTATTATGAAGTTAATAAGTTTAGTTTTATTAAGTCtaatattgaaaatttagagGTTTGTATGATTGGTACTTGAATTGAGTAAAGGTATGGGCAATGGAAAATCTGGGTTCATTTATCCGATATGTAAATGACTTTCTTTTGAGTTCAACAAACGTGGAAAGGATTCTCCAACTTCAAAGAGAAGTGTAGATGTCTGGACCATAGAGCTACATTAACGTTTTCAATATGTAAATGAGTTTTAGAAGTTGGAATCTATATAGCTCATTAGATAGAACACCTATAGGCCAAAGCCTAAAGACTCAACTGCATAACAAATTTTCTACTGGGGGGAGAAATAAATCTAGAATCTAGAATCTAGAATCTAAAAATCTAAAGGAGGTACAGATATTAGAAGCTATACACCTAGCAGTTTCCTTGCTTCAAGTTGCACAAAATATCATTTGTAAATCAAATAACCTCTattagaaatttatattaatcGCCAAATTAAACAACCTCCTCAATTTGTAATCGAGTTGACTTTGAAAAGGAagacaaaaaatgaaaaacaagtCTCATCTGATacctatttgattttttaatttttggtttAGGAAAATTAAGCTTATAGACAGTGCTTCAATCTATTGATTTCTTCTGTTTTGTAAATCTATTATAGGACTGTTTTCAAAGACTAAGCcaagttttaaaaatttaaaagataaaaatgtaaattttaataatttgtctttgttttttttttatttatttatttgtttagaAACAAAAGTTCTCTTTGTTTTCGGTACAGGTAtaagtattcaatttttaagTCAGGAACGATAAAAACTATAAAATGAACAATTTGATTTTACTCTGCACAATTTATAAAAATCAAATGATCGTCGAAACCTAATTACAATATGGCTCCAACATAAGCTAAGAATGAAAAGAGAGCTGGATGAAACCAACGGAAACAGAAAGTTGAGCGTATTTGTAGGCCCCCCTTGTACCTCAGTCCAAAAAGAAACTAACACTTTTCTAGTCTTGTCAAAATAACTCTCTAGAACCTTCTGTCTTATCATCAGTTTGAAAAAAGCAAAGTTTTTATTGATACAGCTAACtcatttcatttatttaatttgCATTGTTTCACCAAAACTTTCTATCTATGACTCCATTATTAAAACCAgacaaaaatttcataaagaatcTAAAAAATTTGACAATAGATGCTAGACAACACTAGAGACAATTTCGCATCTCAATTTCCTTTCTAGGGTTTTTTGTTAAACATCTTGTCCTAACTTCCTTCAGTGAGTATTTAAAGGTAAATTACACTTTTAATCACTTTAAATCTAATTTCAAGTAAGAAATTATACATGTAAATCCTTTGTAATTGTtccaatatttattaaattaattaaatacctTATTGCtcttaatgaaaattaacatAATAGTTCTAGACGCCTTTTCTTATTTATAATTGATGCATAATCTACTAAGTTATGTTAGGTTTGACCTTAGgaccttttattttttattaaactaGCATCTAAAAATTGAATCTAAATTCATATTTTTCAACCATTAACCAAAACTTCACGTCTATGTCATTAAAACAAAATGTGTAGTGCCAAACTAAAGTTACGGCATATCGAGTAAAATTGTAATTCAACCTAAGAGAAAAACTAGTAGGGAGGTTCAAAGTCAAGGTGCTTACACTGATGGTGAGCCTTGGTCATGGATAACTCAAGTCCAGAAACTGCTGAGAAAACTGcacaaaacaaaaactaaaacaaTCAAAATCTTGAAGTaacataagaaaagaaaaagaagaagaagaaaatgtaCCAGAGATGGCAGGAGTGAGCAGACCATCTCCAATCACCATACAAGTCCCTAGAAGAACAAGAATCAACAAGGCAGTGTGAAGAGCCCTGTGCTTCTCTAGTAGCAATTTAACCTTAGAATGCTTCTTCTTCTCTGGTGGATGTTCCAGCAAGTAAGTTGAAAGAGCTTCATCAGCAACTTGTCTATTGGGGAGAAGGCTTACTTTGGCATGTCTACAAATTAAAGAGTACAGAGCAAAAGTTCCACCTGCAATGCCGATTTCAGAAGAATTCAACAACTGGGTTTTGATACTTTTTCCATTTTAAGCAAATGCTTCTTTCTTCTTTACCTTCACCATTGTCATCAGCTCTAAGAACTACAAAAACGTATTTGAAAAGTGGGACTAAAGTGAGAGTCCAGAAGACAAATGAAAGAACACCATAAATTTCTTCGTTAGTATCTGAATGTTGGATGTCTTCAGCAAAAGTGCTTCTATAAACGTAAAGAGGAGAGATGCTCAAATCGCCATAAACAACACCAAGGCTTTGATAGGCCAATACAAGAACCGTTTTCCAAGAATCCTTCTGAAAGAAACCCCCAAAAATTCAAACGATTCAACAACTGGGTGTTTTCAAAATGTAGAGAAATGGAGAAGTTGAAGCTTAAAAAATCAATTCAATACAAACCTTTGAACTATCCCAACACTTCCCATGCTCAAGATCCATAGCTTCTTTATCTCGATCTTCAAGCTAAATCCTGATGTGGGGTTCAGTTAGCTGTAGATCTAAATGGAATTTAAAGAAGaagtagaaagaaaaaagagctCACAGAAAACCCCTCATCTGTATTCCTctacaaaatgaagaaaataagaGAAGTTATATCAGTTATCAGTCAGTTATCAGTAAACCCAGTTGATATCTCTATCAAGACCGCCATTAAAACTCAAAACAGAGGAGAAACAAGGAGATTTGAAGACAGAACAATTGAATGTTGACGATACTTTGATTCTGGGTAACTGATAAATATATCCAAATGGGCTCATAAATGCAAAATGGAGATCATGGACCCTCATCATTACAATCCCCATATGACAAGATTCTTGAAGCTAAAATTTCTCTTTCCAGTTGGTAAAACAGGAAAAACCCAAAACagaaaataagtaaaaaagaagaaaaaatgggTTAAAAAGAACTCACACTGCTAGAACTCTGTTCTTCAAGGAAAAGAGGCACACAAACACAAGCTCAACAACAATGGCATACAAAATTCTTCTTCACAAGATAAAAATGGGGAATCAGAAATGAcagaatgaaaaagaaagaagatcacGTGAGCTAATGACAGTTATAAAAACAGTCCCACAAAAACGAAGCGTCCACGAAGACGGCCGATTGATGGACAGTGGAGTGGaccattatcttttctttttctttctctttctcttatgGGATTTTTGGTTTCTCTTTGAAGCTTTACAGAAGGAAATAAGGGCTACCGATTAGAAGACTGAGCATGACTGGCGTAATAAGCAAATAAAAAACGGATGAAACTTGTATTATGTTGATGTTGTGAAAGGGATGAAAAGCAATTGGGGCTAAACTAGGCCTAATTATGAACATTGATGAacttgattttgaacttttttttaattaaaaagcaatgttttttaaaactttttatcAATCTACTGATTTTGTTATTATATCAGTACTTTTCTATTTCAAAGCTCAATTTAAATATCAACATAAGTAGTGAATTGGTATTTCCTTGTATAGTTAATAAAACGTATGAAACAAGTAAATATGagcaataaaatataatataaataataaaaggttcttttaaaaaatataataaagcaacaaaatattaaccatttcgaaaatgaaaaaagacgTCCCTAatagaaaaaaccaaaaatgtCATATCAACTACGCCATCAACAaccttacacgatcgttttccaaatctaaacgatttgtttttttaatctatCGTTTTatttgattacacgatcgtttagatttgactaaacgaatTTATTTGGGTATCTAATATAAACGATGcaaaaaataggaaaagaagaaaatggaaaaaaaaatcgaagagaaaaagaagaaagactatacaaagaaatcagatttggttacctaaatctaaacgatagaaAACGAAGAAAGactatacaaaaaaaatcagatttggttactcaaatttaatcaatataaaaaaaaagacaatgaaaaaaagaaggaaaagagaaaagacgATAGCAAAAAAATCGCAGcgatgatgaaaagaaaaacagaaggcaaacctagaatatttaaaaatagctaACTTTATGCCACGgatagtaaatattttagtagtttgatatatttatgaaaattttgcCTCTTATTACAAAATTGTAAAATgtttatttatcaatttaaagtgtttctttgattttttttttatttttttttatttttttatttttttgctttTATAATATTTGTCATAAATATCTATTGAAATTACCATGGATATTTTCTTAGAGTTGGGATCTTAATATCATTTACATTTAGGGAAAATTATGGAAATAGCAAATTTATggataggaaaaagaaaaataacaaactgttaaattattttgatttgtgGTAAAACTAACTgaagaaataattttttttttttttgcctaaAATTATCCCTCCACGTATAACAATTGtctatatacaaatacaatgtatttgttgagatcaaaaaatcaaacaaaatacttcatatcccaaatacagtgtatttataaatatactcacttatgataattattaactaaatcaaaaaattattatattgttcCAACAATCGTTAAAGATACATCATTAGTTTCAACATCacctaattattaggataaaaatcaagaaattaacgaaaaataacttcaaagataatgcaatatctattaatttcaccattttctattttttaaaactattctTAGAATAATGGATATATTCTTAATACCCGACTGCTACATCAAGCTAAAACCTAAGAGTTACAGAAGATGCATAGCAGAGTGAAAAAAACAGATAACCATTATTGAATTTATGGAGTATATAACAACCATAAGTCACGAAAGCTGGTTCCCATCATAATTCTACTCCATACAAATTGTATGGAGTAAAATAGAAATATAATGTTTGAATTTGTAAAATACAAATTGTACGccttaatttaattaagattattgctttgaatccctaaaattatgccaacaATAGTATTTGTTATATATCACACCATAAAATTACAAGTTGGTTTTAACTTAGTTTGAATCTCTAAAATTATGCCGAATATAATGTTTCAGTCCCTATATTTAGTTTGTATcttatatgaaacaataatttaatatacatCTCTCATAtacaattgtccatatacaaatacGGTGTATTTGTttagataaaaaaaacaaacaaaatatcacatatatacagtgtatttgtaaacaataattcttaactaaatcaaaaaaatattatattgttccaaCAATCTCTAAAGATATGCCATTAGTTTCAACATtccctaattattaggatacaaaatacagtgtattaattttatattcttaaattgaattcctaaaattataCCAAAGACAATGAACAATCCAttaattttaccatttttattttttaaattatttacgaaaaatatacataaattaattaattttagatttaaaattgaattcctaaaattatgtcaaagataatggataatctattaatttcaccatttttattttttaaattatttacaaaaaaaaaaaacacacatgaTACATCAAGTTTagattcttaatttgaattcctaatgtaaaaattttgagataaaaattTTGAACATTATTATCATAagttattaagattttattttgttaggcgttaaagttatttaagtttggaaaggaaaagaaaaaaaaaagatataaattttataatattataaaataaaataaaataatataatacaggaaaactttcctaaatataacaaattagtGAAAtgtttacggcccgtgtaacaaagccataaagtttagccattttttaaatatttcaagtttgttcttccatctttttctcctccCTGCGATCTTTTTATGGTCTTCCTCtatactcttcttttttagttgcgatttcttccatatatttttttttctgtttttagatttgggtaaccgaatctatttctttctatcgtcttttttgtttctctctttttttttaaatgcgtgcatgtcttttttcttttttcttttttcattcactgcatgcatcgtatcatctttcttcttttcttttttacgtttagattaggtaaccaaatttgtagataaccaaatctgatggtgtataagaatcttgaaaaattggttagacatttaaattagggtaaccaaaactaaaagattgtgtataaagaatattgaaaaaaatcgtttataccaaattttgaagaaaaaaatcgtttagatttggggcgatcgtgtagccaaatctaaacgatcgtataccaaattttgaaaaaaaaaatggtttagatttgtgatagccaaatctaaacgatcatgtaacccaattaattaaacgatcgtgtaacaaattgaatgatagaattgaaaaaacaaatctaaacgatcgtgtaccaaacaatagtcaaatctaaacgatcgtgcaccaaatagtgttatcaaatatattacgcgcattgttgacggggcatttttggtattttacacgttgggcctctaggtttttttcattttcggaattgttctatacagtgtaaataatttgccgcttttttatatttttgaaaagacccatataatataatatgaattatatcattattatcattattattattactactactactactattactatatctttttttaaaccctaaattcatcatcatcatcttcatctcaacTGCAGCCCCCCCCCACTCTCATCTTGTTCTTCTTCGAAATCACACGATCGTCGCCGCCCCTACCTCTCTTCTCTCCACCAAGATCTCCAGCGACAATCTCCCTCCGTCTGTCGAAGCTGCCACCATCACCTTAGTTCT
This window encodes:
- the LOC103496731 gene encoding uncharacterized protein LOC103496731, encoding MVAISPSHGGFPSQLGQGWKSVRGRPDRRSSNLRVMAEKGEERESVGGENKKSLFSSVTEALDFSAVRSSRDAELLDDARQATKAGGRMTREQYGALRRKIGGTYKDFFKSYIEVDGQYVEEGWVDKTCKVCKKDTRGEARQVDKLGRYVHVACLEKSNSSSGNFFSKLFSK
- the LOC103496732 gene encoding potassium transporter 2, coding for MDLEHGKCWDSSKKDSWKTVLVLAYQSLGVVYGDLSISPLYVYRSTFAEDIQHSDTNEEIYGVLSFVFWTLTLVPLFKYVFVVLRADDNGEGGTFALYSLICRHAKVSLLPNRQVADEALSTYLLEHPPEKKKHSKVKLLLEKHRALHTALLILVLLGTCMVIGDGLLTPAISVFSAVSGLELSMTKAHHQYAVVPITCFILVCLFALQHYGTHRVGFVFAPIVLAWLLCISTLGIYNIIHWNPHVYEALSPYYMFKFLEKTRKSGWMSLGGILLCITGSEAMFADLGHFSYTAIQIAFTFLVYPALILAYMGQAAYLSQHHHTTKSIGFYVSVPESVRWPVLTIAILASVVGSQAIISGTFSIINQSQSLGCFPRVKVVHTSDKIHGQIYIPEINWILMILCVAVTIGFRDIKHLGNASGLAVMTVMLVTTCLTSLVIVLCWNKSPLLALSFLIFFGSVELLYFSASLTKFREGAWLPILLALFLMTIMFVWHYATIKKYEFDLHNKVSLEWLLALGPSLGIARVPGIGLVFTDLTSGIPANFSRFVTNLPAFHRILVFVCIKSVPVPFVPPAERYLVGRVGPATHRSYRCIVRYGYRDVHQDVDSFESELIKKLADFIRYDWFRKQRGNSCSEDDASRSNESTSECRLAVIGTIAFAGATAYEETVQPASVSVGFQTVDSIADVIEMEPLGEERRVRFAIDDEFEGGSQAETEVLLQEELEDLLAAQQSGTAFILGHSHVRVKQGSSLLKRLAINYGYNFLRRNCRGADVALKVPPVSLLEVGMVYVV